The DNA sequence GCCCAGTAGACGGCGTCCCGGTCGAGCCGCTCGTACGCGCCGAGCGCGCGCATCGCGGTGGCCACCCGCGTCACCTCGACGCGGAGTCCGTCGGCGCGGAGCCGCCGGGCGAACCCGACCAGGTCGCGGACCGGGTCGTCGTCCGACGTCACGGGGCTCCCGCGCGCAGGACGTCGCGAACGGCCTCCTGGTCCTCGCGCTGCTTCACCAGCACCCCGAGCGCGTCGTCGGCGGCCTCGGCGACGGTGTGACGGCCGAGTGCCGCGGCGGCGCGGGCGAAGGCGATCGACTCGGCGACTCCGGGCGGACGGACCAGCGACAGTTGCCGCAGTCTGGTCATGGCGGTCGCGATCTGCGCGGCCAACGGCGTGCCGGCCACCTCCGGCACGTTGCGCCGGATGATCTCCGCCTCGTCCTGTTCGGTCGGATGGTCGACCCAGTGGTAGACGCACCGCCGTTTGAGCGCGCCGTGCACCTCGCGGGTGCCGTTGGAGGTGAGGACCACGAACGGCGGCTCGTCGATGGTGATCGTCTGATAGTCGGGAATGCTGAGGGTGTCGCCTTCGAGGACCTCCAGCAGGAATGCCTCGAACTCGTCGTCGGCCCGGTCGATCTCGTCGATGAGCAACACCGACGGACGTTCCTCCACGGCCCGCAGAATCGGCCGGGCGATCAGGAACTCCCGGCGGTAGATCGATTCACCGTCCGGCGTGCCGCGCAGATGCAGCAGTTGACGGGTGAAGTCCCACTCGTATAGCGCCTGGGAACGGTCGATGCCGCTGTGGCACTGCAACCGGATCGGTGCGACGCCGAGCATCTCGCCGATCTTTCTGGCCAGCACCGT is a window from the Micromonospora sp. DSM 45708 genome containing:
- a CDS encoding AAA family ATPase, translating into MTGPARPFPRHSPGSVGGGPAGPLRTRGGPPARSISKADHPFIGSTGVRPRAESRPMPNASFSTPERIAEELARLNYLAAPGLAAAVFLAMKLRLPLFLEGDPGVGKTVLARKIGEMLGVAPIRLQCHSGIDRSQALYEWDFTRQLLHLRGTPDGESIYRREFLIARPILRAVEERPSVLLIDEIDRADDEFEAFLLEVLEGDTLSIPDYQTITIDEPPFVVLTSNGTREVHGALKRRCVYHWVDHPTEQDEAEIIRRNVPEVAGTPLAAQIATAMTRLRQLSLVRPPGVAESIAFARAAAALGRHTVAEAADDALGVLVKQREDQEAVRDVLRAGAP